The proteins below come from a single Rhizobium sp. BT04 genomic window:
- a CDS encoding PfkB family carbohydrate kinase, whose product MRPLAVIGNVNIDLILGPAAPWPKAGTEIIVDHDELRVGGAAGNSALAWQALGVEFEIAANIGSDQFGHWLSEAFGHRSDKWPVRPEKTTLSVGITHPDGERTFFTTKGHLPRFSLADVFAVIEGERLQGGYALLCGSFLTDDLTREYGAFFDWADSHGITVALDTGWPLDGWTDENCAATRAWLSRSGIALLNEVESTTLAGIADPVEAARHIRSHMPKGAIIVVKRGPDGALAIGPDGLLVSVAAPVVEVVDTIGAGDVFNAAFLAALASDEPLISCLEAGTAVASRAISTLPRNYGSPSSPEEPVR is encoded by the coding sequence ATGCGGCCGCTTGCAGTCATCGGCAACGTCAACATCGACCTGATCCTTGGACCGGCCGCCCCCTGGCCAAAGGCCGGGACGGAAATCATCGTCGATCATGACGAGTTACGGGTCGGCGGAGCCGCCGGCAACAGCGCGCTCGCCTGGCAAGCGCTTGGCGTCGAATTCGAGATCGCCGCCAATATCGGCAGTGACCAGTTCGGCCACTGGCTGAGCGAAGCCTTCGGCCACCGTTCCGACAAGTGGCCGGTACGTCCTGAGAAAACGACGCTCTCCGTCGGCATCACCCATCCGGACGGTGAACGCACCTTCTTCACCACGAAGGGCCATCTGCCGCGCTTCAGCCTGGCAGATGTCTTCGCGGTCATCGAGGGCGAGAGACTTCAGGGCGGTTACGCCCTTCTCTGCGGCTCGTTCCTGACCGACGATTTGACGAGAGAATATGGTGCCTTCTTCGACTGGGCCGACAGTCATGGCATCACCGTCGCGCTCGATACCGGCTGGCCGCTCGACGGCTGGACAGACGAGAATTGCGCCGCGACACGCGCATGGCTCTCCCGCAGCGGTATCGCGCTGCTGAATGAGGTCGAATCGACGACGCTTGCCGGCATTGCCGATCCCGTCGAGGCCGCACGTCACATCAGGTCGCATATGCCAAAGGGTGCGATCATCGTCGTCAAGCGCGGCCCGGACGGCGCTCTCGCGATCGGGCCGGACGGCCTGTTGGTTTCGGTAGCGGCACCCGTTGTCGAGGTCGTCGATACGATCGGCGCCGGCGATGTTTTCAACGCCGCCTTTCTCGCCGCACTCGCCAGCGATGAGCCGCTGATTTCTTGCCTGGAGGCGGGAACCGCAGTCGCCTCGCGCGCCATATCCACCCTTCCCCGCAACTATGGCAGCCCGTCATCTCCTGAGGAGCCTGTGCGATGA
- a CDS encoding ABC transporter ATP-binding protein: MSALEIQNIRKTYGEVETLKGIDIALESGEFLVLLGSSGCGKSTLLNIIAGLAEATSGDVRIGGRSVLSVHPKDRDIAMVFQSYALYPNLTVHRNIGFGLEMRKVPAPERDRAVRDAAKLLQIEKLLDRKPSQLSGGQRQRVAIGRALVRKPEVFLFDEPLSNLDAKLRMEMRTEIKRLHQMLKTTVVYVTHDQIEAMTLASRIAVMRDGRIEQLGTPEEIYNHPATLYVATFVGAPPMNLLEATARDGRLALSGSDISLPLPARFRETAGNGRDLILGIRPEALRTDGTGPSIEATLEVAELTGPELVVTALTGNQRLTACLPPRTPIRDGEKLTLFFDEEAMHLFDSETGLSCCR; the protein is encoded by the coding sequence ATGAGCGCACTCGAAATTCAGAACATCCGCAAGACCTATGGCGAGGTCGAGACGCTGAAGGGCATCGACATCGCGCTGGAAAGCGGCGAATTCCTCGTGCTGCTCGGCTCCTCCGGCTGCGGCAAGTCCACGCTCTTGAACATCATTGCCGGCCTCGCCGAGGCGACGAGCGGCGATGTCAGGATCGGCGGCCGCTCGGTGCTCAGCGTGCATCCGAAGGACCGCGACATCGCCATGGTCTTCCAATCCTATGCGCTCTATCCCAACCTGACGGTGCACCGGAACATCGGCTTCGGCCTGGAAATGCGCAAGGTCCCGGCGCCGGAACGAGACAGGGCAGTGCGTGACGCGGCCAAGCTCCTGCAGATCGAAAAGCTGCTCGACCGCAAGCCGAGCCAGCTTTCCGGCGGCCAGCGCCAGCGCGTTGCGATCGGCCGCGCGCTGGTGCGCAAGCCTGAGGTCTTCCTCTTCGACGAACCGCTCTCCAATCTCGACGCCAAGCTGCGCATGGAGATGCGCACCGAGATCAAGCGGCTGCATCAGATGCTGAAGACCACGGTCGTCTATGTCACCCATGACCAGATCGAGGCGATGACGCTTGCAAGCCGCATCGCCGTCATGCGCGACGGCCGCATCGAGCAGTTGGGCACGCCGGAGGAGATCTACAATCATCCGGCAACGCTCTATGTCGCCACCTTCGTCGGCGCGCCGCCGATGAACCTGCTGGAGGCGACGGCGCGGGACGGTCGCCTGGCGCTTTCAGGCTCCGATATCAGCCTGCCCCTGCCCGCCCGTTTCCGCGAGACGGCCGGCAATGGCCGCGACCTTATCCTCGGCATTCGTCCCGAGGCGCTTCGCACAGACGGCACCGGCCCGTCGATTGAGGCAACCCTCGAGGTCGCAGAGCTGACCGGCCCGGAACTCGTTGTCACCGCCCTTACGGGAAATCAGCGGTTGACGGCCTGCCTGCCGCCGCGCACGCCGATCCGCGACGGTGAGAAACTCACCCTCTTCTTTGACGAGGAGGCAATGCACCTCTTCGATTCGGAGACTGGTCTCAGCTGCTGCCGCTAA
- a CDS encoding glycoside hydrolase family 16 protein: MRYGISSKVLGLLVVLGLGALPGRPSVAQEPLNINAYQLTFEESFDSLDVSAWGEKSSRWIAHTPWNGDFGDARFTDPAPGFPFTTGQGILKIEARKEADGTWRSGLLSSVNPKGEGFSQQFGYFEARMKLPPGKGVWPAFWLIGLDRSKYTAEIDVLEYYGRAPYEFSMGFHIWRQSQGGQNTTGGHWQTVQDGILNSDYHTYGVDIQADKTSFYLDRQFIWSFDTPKEFHMPFYPLVNLALGSGWPIDETPNPSILLVDYIHVYKRKPVDAAN; this comes from the coding sequence ATGCGTTACGGAATATCTTCTAAGGTTTTGGGTTTGCTCGTCGTTCTCGGTCTGGGGGCGTTGCCGGGCCGACCGAGTGTGGCCCAGGAACCGCTCAATATCAACGCATACCAGCTGACGTTCGAGGAGAGTTTCGACAGTCTCGACGTTTCGGCCTGGGGAGAGAAAAGCTCCCGCTGGATCGCCCATACGCCCTGGAACGGCGACTTCGGTGATGCCCGTTTCACCGATCCGGCTCCCGGCTTTCCGTTTACCACAGGTCAGGGAATTCTGAAGATCGAAGCGCGCAAGGAGGCCGACGGCACATGGCGCTCGGGGCTGCTCTCGTCGGTGAACCCGAAGGGGGAAGGTTTTTCGCAGCAGTTCGGTTATTTCGAAGCCAGAATGAAGCTGCCGCCGGGCAAGGGCGTGTGGCCGGCATTCTGGCTCATCGGGCTCGACCGGTCGAAATACACCGCCGAAATCGACGTCCTGGAATATTATGGACGCGCGCCCTACGAATTCAGCATGGGCTTCCATATCTGGCGTCAGAGCCAAGGCGGCCAGAACACCACTGGTGGCCATTGGCAAACCGTCCAGGACGGAATTCTGAACAGTGATTATCACACCTACGGCGTCGATATCCAAGCGGACAAGACGAGCTTCTACCTTGACCGTCAGTTCATCTGGAGCTTCGACACGCCGAAGGAGTTCCACATGCCGTTTTATCCGCTGGTGAATCTGGCGCTCGGCTCGGGCTGGCCGATCGATGAAACGCCGAACCCTTCGATTTTGCTCGTCGACTATATTCACGTTTACAAGCGGAAACCCGTCGACGCGGCGAATTGA
- a CDS encoding lipopolysaccharide biosynthesis protein codes for MSSVSERTATASIWTISGKFLARMLDFVSLLVLARLLSPADFGLVAIATSVLVIVEAILDLPLTQALMRQPSPSNEMFATAFTLSLLRGFAISLLMMIISWPMALIYDDSRLFALVAVLSIAPAMRSTISPRMVLFMQRFDFKREFALDLIAKGSTLLFGVGVAVATGSYWGLAIGAVAGPTAAMITSYVFAPMRPTFSLSEWKHFQDMISWNTVSQVLNSINWQLDRLLLPRFTGLSTFGAFSVADNIAGIPYQTFVGPLLRPLMAAFSTVEDRRNLVAAYLKATNAITFVAAPILIALALLAEPTVRILVGEKWVSSAPILQWLCLVSLLGLPTNMMPPLAMVMNNTRYVALRMFVEFAVRAPVTVLGIAYFQVAGALGARIVAVLVAYGASLVITRRLIGASFAAQLNSFCRPLAASLPMIAFLVWAEPMLAAMPVGLNLVVGLALCGGAAVAIFWAFALLVWQILGRPDGIETIVVQRLMPRRNGVLTS; via the coding sequence ATGTCAAGCGTATCTGAGAGGACGGCGACGGCGAGCATCTGGACCATCAGCGGAAAATTCCTGGCGCGGATGCTCGATTTCGTCAGCCTGCTTGTCCTGGCAAGGCTGTTGAGCCCGGCGGATTTCGGCCTGGTCGCCATCGCGACCTCGGTCCTGGTCATCGTCGAGGCGATCCTGGATCTGCCGTTGACGCAGGCCCTGATGCGCCAGCCGTCGCCTTCGAACGAGATGTTTGCCACGGCCTTCACTCTCAGCCTGCTGAGGGGGTTCGCCATCAGCCTGCTGATGATGATCATCTCCTGGCCGATGGCGCTGATCTACGACGATTCCCGGCTTTTCGCCCTTGTCGCCGTTCTCTCGATCGCGCCTGCCATGCGCAGCACGATCAGTCCGCGCATGGTTCTTTTCATGCAGCGGTTCGATTTTAAACGCGAGTTCGCGCTCGATCTCATCGCCAAGGGATCGACATTGCTGTTCGGGGTAGGGGTAGCTGTGGCAACAGGCAGCTATTGGGGGCTGGCGATCGGAGCGGTCGCCGGCCCGACCGCGGCGATGATCACGTCCTATGTCTTTGCGCCGATGCGACCGACATTCAGCCTTTCCGAATGGAAGCATTTTCAGGACATGATCAGCTGGAATACTGTGTCGCAGGTGCTGAATTCGATCAATTGGCAGCTGGACCGGCTGCTGCTGCCGCGTTTTACCGGTCTGTCGACCTTCGGCGCCTTCAGCGTCGCCGACAATATCGCCGGTATTCCATATCAGACCTTCGTCGGGCCCTTGCTGCGTCCGCTGATGGCGGCATTTTCCACTGTCGAAGACCGCCGCAACCTGGTTGCCGCCTATCTCAAGGCAACGAATGCGATCACCTTCGTCGCGGCGCCCATTCTCATCGCGCTTGCCCTTCTCGCCGAGCCGACCGTACGGATTCTCGTCGGTGAGAAGTGGGTATCGTCCGCGCCGATCCTGCAATGGCTGTGCCTTGTCAGCCTGCTTGGCCTTCCCACGAACATGATGCCGCCATTGGCCATGGTGATGAACAATACCCGTTATGTCGCTCTCAGGATGTTTGTCGAGTTCGCCGTCAGGGCTCCGGTCACCGTCCTGGGTATCGCCTATTTTCAGGTGGCGGGGGCGCTGGGCGCGCGGATCGTGGCAGTCCTCGTCGCCTATGGCGCATCGCTGGTCATCACGCGGCGGCTGATCGGCGCGAGTTTTGCCGCGCAGCTGAATTCGTTTTGCCGGCCGCTGGCCGCGAGCTTGCCGATGATCGCTTTCCTGGTCTGGGCGGAGCCGATGCTCGCCGCCATGCCTGTCGGCCTCAACCTTGTCGTCGGCCTGGCGCTTTGCGGCGGGGCGGCAGTGGCGATCTTCTGGGCTTTCGCGCTGCTCGTGTGGCAGATTCTGGGAAGACCCGACGGCATCGAGACCATCGTCGTCCAAAGGCTCATGCCGCGACGAAACGGGGTTCTCACTTCATGA
- a CDS encoding glycosyltransferase family 4 protein produces MTLKATTSLPDARAFLGDAPVMAKRRVAAAGSAGEAKQLRVAIVHYWLVSMRGGEKVVEELCRMFPQADIFTLVCNRDRISDFLKTRNIRTSFLQKIPGAQRHYTKMLPLMPFALEQFDLQDYDLVLSSESGPAKGIITRADALHVCYCHSPMRYIWDQFHVYRHGLPWVGRALMSITAPMLRAWDVTTSSRVDVFVANSDYVASRIRRFYDRESIVIHPPVATDDFAVGKGKGEFYLYAGQLTTYKRPDIAVRACTEAGRKLVVIGEGEQLPYLKSIAGPTVEFLGHQPFNVLRDHLSRCRALLFPGTEDFGILPVEAMASGRPVLAFDAGGARETVSSPQVGFRFAEQTTEALLETMAAFEEVEDDIDPHAIRAHSLKFSSAVFRDRLSGLIEQQLSSHGDRSADVFRRRAG; encoded by the coding sequence TTGACCCTTAAAGCAACAACCTCTCTTCCCGACGCGCGAGCCTTTCTCGGCGATGCGCCTGTGATGGCGAAAAGACGCGTCGCCGCGGCCGGAAGCGCAGGCGAAGCCAAGCAGCTTCGCGTCGCTATCGTGCATTACTGGCTCGTTTCGATGCGAGGCGGCGAGAAGGTCGTCGAAGAACTGTGCCGCATGTTTCCGCAGGCCGATATTTTCACCCTGGTCTGCAACCGGGATCGCATCAGCGATTTTCTGAAGACGCGGAACATCCGCACCTCCTTCCTGCAGAAGATCCCCGGCGCGCAGCGGCATTATACCAAGATGCTGCCGCTGATGCCCTTCGCGCTCGAGCAGTTCGATCTGCAGGATTACGATCTGGTGCTGTCGAGCGAATCCGGGCCTGCCAAGGGCATCATCACGCGCGCCGACGCTCTCCATGTCTGCTACTGCCATTCGCCGATGCGCTATATCTGGGATCAGTTCCATGTCTATCGCCATGGCCTTCCCTGGGTAGGCCGCGCCCTGATGTCGATTACCGCACCGATGCTGCGCGCCTGGGACGTGACGACGTCTTCGCGCGTCGATGTGTTCGTTGCCAACTCCGATTATGTCGCAAGCCGCATTCGCCGCTTCTACGACCGGGAATCCATCGTCATCCATCCGCCCGTTGCCACCGATGATTTTGCGGTGGGGAAAGGGAAAGGCGAATTCTACCTTTATGCCGGACAGCTGACCACCTACAAGCGGCCGGATATTGCGGTGCGCGCCTGCACCGAGGCCGGGCGAAAGCTGGTTGTTATCGGCGAGGGCGAACAATTGCCCTATCTGAAGTCGATCGCCGGACCGACCGTCGAGTTTCTCGGTCATCAGCCCTTCAACGTGCTGCGCGACCACCTGTCACGATGCCGCGCCCTGTTGTTTCCGGGCACGGAGGATTTCGGCATCCTGCCGGTGGAAGCCATGGCATCCGGGCGGCCGGTCTTGGCCTTCGACGCCGGCGGCGCCAGGGAAACCGTGTCGTCGCCGCAGGTCGGCTTTCGCTTCGCTGAGCAGACGACGGAAGCCCTTTTGGAAACGATGGCCGCATTCGAGGAGGTCGAGGACGATATCGATCCGCACGCAATCCGCGCGCACTCGCTGAAATTCTCCTCCGCCGTATTCCGCGATCGTCTGTCCGGTCTCATCGAGCAACAGCTGTCCAGCCACGGCGACCGATCCGCAGACGTCTTCAGAAGACGGGCGGGTTGA